A stretch of DNA from Candidatus Zixiibacteriota bacterium:
GGACAGCAGGCGCAGTCCCTTCACGACGGTTCATTCGTCTGGAATGATAATGCCGCCGGCATTTTTGCATCAACTGCCCAAAACCAATTTCTTATTCATGCCGCCGGCAATACCGGTATCATGACCAACGCCCCGCATTCGACATTGCATGATAATGGTTCGATTGCAGTTGGCTTTCGGTCGACCGCCGTGAATATCACGGCGACATCTTCTGACTGCATCATCGCAGGCACAGCGAATCTCACCATTACCCTACCGCCAGCCGCAGGAATCACCGGCAGGATTTATACCATAAAGAATACTGGAGGCGCGGGGACAATTGTGATAGTCGATGCTAATGGAGGGGAGTTTATTGATCTAGCTCTCACATATCCGGTCGCTTCAATGATGTGGGTAACCATAGTCTCCAATGGTATCAAATGGCTGATCATTGGAAATTAACAAAAACGTTACTCCGCATGAGGGAATGATATGAAACAAAAAACGCTGTATGTATTATTACTCGCAGTCCTATTCCTTGCACTGGCAGTGGCCGGTTCTGATGCCAAAGCACCCCGGCCGGTCAAGGAGGGCACGACTCCGGTCAAACCGGCGGTTGCGCAAATCGCCCGGCCGGTGCAGGGGCCGGCGACGCAAGCCGCTCCCGAACAGATTCAACCAGCAGTGCCTGAAGACATCTCAGCCGATCTTCTCACCGGCGAGAAGATTGACTGGCAGGTACTCTCAAGCGGCGGGACGGACGGCAATTCCACCAATTTCAAGCTTAAAGGAACCGTCTCGCAGACGGCTGTCGGCCCCGGCAGTTCCACCAATTTCAAACTCAACTCCGGTTTCTGGCAGGATTTTGGTGAAGCGGCTCCCTGTCTCTGCAAACCGGGGGATGCTAACGGCAGCGGCATCCATAACATCCAGGATATCACGTATCTGATAAATTTCCTGTATAAGGGCGGGCCGCAGCCGACACCTTACCATATCTGTTCCGGCGATGCCAATTGCAACTGTATAATCAATATTCAGGATATAACCTACCTTATTAATTTTCTGTATAAAGGTGGGCCAATACCATGCAGTTGCGGGCAATGGCAGAGCAGTTGCGGAACGCCTTAAGGAATAGAAGTCACTTCTCGTGATTTTTGTGAAGAGCCCCGCCAAAACCGGGGCTCTTTTCATTGACACGCTGCTTAAATTCATGTGTTACTTGGCGGGTTACAGATGTTCTTGTCCCCCGCAGCTTATTATCCCCTTCTTAATCATCCAATCGGTTGATAGCTAAATCAATCTTCGGCGAATTACGCTAATCTCATCCAAACCCTTGATTTTGCCCTCCCTTTTTGATAGATTCCCCGGCAAAACTATTTTTGAGTTGACAGGTGGAAGAAACGTGCCGGTTCTGACCGGCAAGATAAGCATGTCTGAAATAACTATTTAATTGGAAGATACAATGGAGGATTGATGAAGGATAAACTTAATAATGTCCTCGACTGGCTGAAAGAGAAAAAGGTCGACTATGCCGACGCCCGGTTTGTCCGGATCGAAAGCGAAGCGATTCGGGTAACCGACGGTATTGTCGACACTCTTACCAAAGATGTCAATGTCGGGGTGGGTATCCGGGTTCTTCATGACGGTGCCTGGGGTTTTGCGGCGGTGGCCTCGGTGAAAGAAGCGGATATCAAGAAAACGGCCAATAAGGCGCTGCAGACAGCGCGCGCCTCGGCCACCACGGTCAAAGAAAAAGCTAAGCTGGCCGAGGTGAAAGCATACAAAGACCATTACAAGTCACCCTGCGAAAAGGACCCGTTTTCGATCCCGGTCGATGATAAGGTCGGTCTGCTGATGGAACTCTCGGACCGGTTGCGCAGCGACAGCAAGATCAAAACGGCCGAAGCCTCGGCCGATTTCTACAAAACCAACAAGGTTTTCTGCTCCACCGAGGGGGCGGCTATCGAGCAGGATATTATCGAATCGGGCGCCGGGTACACGGCCACTTCTTACGACGGCAAAGAAGTTCAGAAACGTTCTTACCCCAATTCGCACCGCGGGGATTTTGCCACCCGGGGATATGAGTTTATCGAGGAAATGAAGCTTCTGGATAATGTCGACCGCACCCGCGAGGAAGCCATACAGCTTCTGACGGCCGATGATTGTCCCGACGCGGAGACCGATATTATAATTTGCGGCTCGCAAATGGCGCTGCAAGTGCATGAATCGTGCGGCCACCCTTCAGAGCTTGACCGGGTTCTGGGGACCGAGATATCCCTGGCCGGCGGGTCATTCATGCAGATAGACGGCCTCAACAAGCTCAAGTACGGCTCGGACATTGTCAATATCTTCGCTGATGCCACCATTCCGGGGGCGCTCGGTTCGTTCGGGTATGATGATGAGGGAGTCAAGGCGCAGCGGGCGCCGATTATTCAGAACGGCCTCCATGTCGGATATCTCACCAGCCGCGAAACTGCCCCGATAATCGGACAGACCTCCAACGGCACCATGCGGGCCGACGGATGGAACCGCCTACCCTTGATCCGGATGACCAATATTAACCTCGAACCGGGGGAATGGAAACTGGAAGACCTTATCGCCGATACCAGAGACGGGATATTCTTTGATATGAACAAGGTCTGGTCGATTGACGACAAACGTCTCAATTTTCAATTCGGCGTGGAATGCGCCTGGGAAATCAAAAGCGGAAAATTGGGGCGGATGCTCAAAAATCCGCTCTATACGGGCATGACGCCGAAATTCTGGAATTCCTGTGATGCTATCTGCAATCGGAATTACTGGCATATCTGGGGGGTCCCCAACTGCGGCAAGGGCGAACCGATGCAGACCGCGCGCGTGGCCCACGGAGCGGCGCCGGCCAGATTCCGCAAAGTGAAAGTCGGGGTGAGCAAATGATTGGAAAAGATAAACTGTTCGAACTGTTCGAGAAAGTGGCCAAATCGAGCAAAGCGGATGAAACCGAAATCGTGTATATTGGAAGCAACTTTGGATTAACCCGCTTTGCCAATTCCATCATTCATCAGAATGTCAATGAGGCCAACTGCAAGATTCTTATTCGCACCATTCTCGGAAAGAAAATCGGCGTGGCCTCCACAAATTCGCTGTCTTATGCCGACCTTAAAGCGACTTTGAGCAACTCAATCGAGATTGCCAAATATCAGAAGGACAATAAGCATTTTCCCGGCCTGCCCGGCCCGGAGAAGTATGCCGAAATCAACACCTATTTCGAAAATACCGCCCTCTATTCTCCCAAAGACAGGGCCCGACAGGTGAAGAAGATCTTTATCCGTGCTAATAAGCGGAAATTCCTCACGGCCGGCGCTTTCGCCACCGGCGACGGGGAGATTGCCGTATTTAACACGAAAGGTGTCCGCTGCTATCAGACCGTCACCAACGCCAGTGTCAATATCATTGCTATGTCGGGAACCTCCTCCGGTTATTCGGTGGGACTCTCGCGGAAGGTAGAGGACATCGATGCCGTGGTCTTGGCTGATATCGCCGTGGAAAAGGCCTATCTGGGCAAAAAACCGAAACCGCTCGAGGCGGGTGATTATGAGGTCATTCTGGAACCGGCCGCTGTAGCGGCTCTGATCGAATGGGTCAATTACATCGGGTTCGGCTCCAAGGCCTATATCGACAAGACCTCTTTTCTCTCTGACAATATCGGCAAGAAAGTGATGGCTGACTCGGTGACAATGTATGATGACGGTCTCGATCAGGCGGCCATTTCGATGCCGTTTGATTTTGAGGGCGTGCCCAAGAAGAAAGTATATTTTATCGAGAAGGGGATTGGCAAGGGTGTTGTTTTTGACCGGATAACCGGCAACCGGGAAGGGGTTCCCTCGACCGGCCACGGCTTGACCGCCAGCGATCACGGGCAGGGAGCAATTCCGTTGAATATCTTTATCGAAACGGGAAACAAATCCCTAGCGGAGATGATCGCCTCGGTCAAGCGGGGCGTGCTCGTGACCCGATTCCACTATATCAACGGGTTTATCGACACCCCCAAATTGGTGCTGACCGGGATGACCCGTGACGGCACTTATCTGATTGAAGACGGCCAGATAAAGCATGGGGTCAAGAACCTCCGGTTTACCGACTCGATGCTGCGAGCTTTTTCGACCGTCAAGGGGATTTCGCCTGAAAGGCAATTGATCCCCTCCTGGTGGGATTCGGTCGGCTGTATTGCGGCTCCAGCGTTTCATCTGGGGGCGTTCAAGTTCACTGGAACGACCGATTTTTAGGATTATAAATCGCGGCACAAAGCCCCATCCCCGGATGGGGCTTTTTTAAAATTGCGGAGAAGAGAGATTCGGCGAAACTTGTTGTTTCCCTTTGCCGTAGTAAAGAGTAGAAATATTGTTCTCTTAGGGAAAGGAGGAACATTGATAAACCCCAGATTGATACTGGCCTTTCTGATTTTCTTCATTGTTGCCAGTTTCATCTTTGTTGTGGGGGCAGTATCGGTCAAAGCTCAAGAGACGGTTATAGATATGAGCGGCTTCCAGGAGGGTGACCTTCTGGTTGACGGTTTTGAACTCAAAGGGCAGACGAGAATAACCATCCATGCTATTGGGGCCGAATTGAGGCACTCCGAGGAAATGTATGCCTACGGCTGGATTATCAATTCCGATACGAAAGAACCAGTCTGGGTTCTGAATGAACAGGAGACGCGTCGTTTTGGCGATACGCCGAATTTTCGGGAATATGAGGGTGAACTGACTCTGACGGCCGGCCGCTATGAATGCTATTACTATGCAGGCCGACCATATTCTTTGACGGATCTGAATATCAATATCGATAATCTCGGCGACGCCATGAGTTGGCTGGGCGAGATAGTGGGAAGCGATAAAGATGAGCAACACCGCTATTATTCAGAAAATATCGAGGATCTCTTATTTGCCATAAAAGCTCCGGCAAATTCTTTCAGCAAATTCAATCCGGTCACCAGAATGCACGAAAACGCCATAATTGATTTTTCCGAACCGGATGATAACTATTCGGCCAAAAAGGGCTTTACTCTTAAGAAAGAATTGAATTTAAAAATTGTTGCCATCGGCGAATTCTCTTCCTCCGACCGGGTTTTTGTCGACTTTGGATGGATCATTGATGCCAATAGCCGCAAAAGGGTCTGGCAGATGGACAAGTGGAATACCTCATGGGCGGGAGGGGGACGGAAAAACCGTGGTTTCACCGGCGAGCTGACCCTTCCGGCCGGAAATTATGTGGCCTATTTTGCTACCGACGACAGCCATTCTTTCGGCGAATGGAATGTGCTTCCACCATACGACCCTCTTCATTACGGTATGATAGTTTACACTCAGAATTCCGGGGATGAGCAATTTGTCGAGGCATATGAAGATTCCTATACGGAGCCGGTGATTATCGCCATGACCCGGATGAGGGAAAATGAATTTGCCTCAAAAGGATTCACCCTGAAGAAGGAAACCAATCTGCACGTTGTTGCCCTCGGCGAATACGGCTACAGTGATGAATTTGCCGATCACGGCCGGATAGAAAATCTGGATACCGGCGAAAAGGTCTGGCAGATGACCGAGGAAAACACCGAGCATGCCGGCGGGGCCGCCAAAAATCGCAAATTTGACGGCGTGATTACTTTACCGGCGGGCAACTATATGGTTTATTATGTCTCTGATGATTCCCATTCCTATCGCAACTGGAATGCCACCGCTCCTCTTGAAAAAGAGATGTGGGGAATAACTATTTTCGGCGTCGGGAAGAATTTCGATGCCAAATCGGTGGCCATATTCGATGAGGCGCCTCAGAGCGGTAATGTGCTGGTAAATCTGACCAAAGTCGGCGATGACAAAGATGTGGAAAGGACGTTCACGACCTCCGGCTCACAAAAGGTTCATATCTACGCCCTGGGTGAGGGAAGCGACGGGGAGATGTATGACTATGGCTGGATTGAAAATGACAAGACCGGTGAGGTTGTCTGGGAGATGACCTATCGGATGACTCATCACGCCGGCGGGGCCATGAAAAATCGAGAGGTTGACACACGAATCACACTCGACCGGGGGGAATATACGGCGCATTTTGTCACCGACGGTTCGCATTCTTTCCCCGATTTCAATGAAGCGCCGCCGGATAGTCCACAAAAATGGGGAGTAACGATTACCAAAGAATAGATTTTTTATTTCTCCTTTCCCTGGCGGAATCTGAAGCAGTTTTTTAGGTTCCGCCTTCTTTTTGTCGGGAAACTCCTGCAAAGCGCCGATCGTTGGAATATTTGGGAGTGTATTATGAAGCGGCTGTCTCGAGTTTTGCCTGAGGAGTCAGAATCGGGAAATGAACGGAAATGGTGGTGCCCTCGCCGACCGTTGAATCGATATAGAGTTTGGCCTTATGATTGTCAATTATACGCCGGCAGACGAGAAGCCCGAAACCGTGTCCATCCGGCTTGGTGGTAAAGCTTTGCTTGAAAGCTCTCTCCAGAAGATTCGGGTCTATGCCGGCGCCGTTGTCGGCGACGGTTATGGTATAGGCTTCATTTTCGGAATCGAACGAGAGAATAAATTTGACGCTGCCGGTGGCCTCGCCGCTTTTCTCTTTGATCGCCTCGGCGGCATTATTCAGCAGATTAAACAATAATTGCTGAATCTGGCCGGTATCGGCAATTGTGAATACCGGCTGTTCCGGTTTCTCCAGCTCAATCCGGATGTTCTGGAAATTTCTCTGCACCTGAAGATAATCGGCGACATCACTTACCAGCGCGGTTATGTCGCACGGCTCGAGTTTCGGCGCCATGGAGGAGAAATCCATCAGGCCTTCCGTGAACTTCTTAATATTATCCAGATTGCTTTTTATGGCGCTAATATATTTATCGAGCTCCTGATAATTTCCCTGATTGAGGTGATGCTCCAGGAGAGAGACATTGCCGGTCACGACACCCAGGAAATTATTTAATTCGTGGCCGATTTCGGCCGACATCTGGCCCTTGACGGCCATTTTTTCCAATTGAATGGTCTGTTCCTGCAGGTCGCGAAGGTGGGCATAGGCGGAGCGGGTTTCCTCGAGAAGGATAATATTTTCCATAGAGATGGCAATCTGATTGGCCGTAATCGACAGAAGCTTAAGGTCGCTTCCCTGAAGCATCTCGGAATCCTCGGAAAAACCCAGAATGAGGAATCCATAAAGGTTGCTGCCCCGTTTTAAGGCAATGTTGACCAGGCGATCTCCGGGACGACACCAGGGGGGAGTCAGGAAAGAAGCCATCCGGGGGTCTTTGAATTCTTTGAAGCAGGGATGCTCCTCAAGTTTTCCTGTGATAAATGGCGCGTTGAATAAATCACTGTCGAAAGCAAAGTAGTCTCGTTTGCATATTTCAGATGATTCTTCAAACTGGTTCTCGCCGGCCTTTCCGCTGGAGATGATGCCGATTTCATTATCGGCGCGATCTTTGAAAACAACCGAGCCTTTTTGCGCTTTCCCCTGCATAAGGGCAAATCCGAGTGACAGGCGCATGAGCGATTTGCGGTCGCCCACGGTATACATCAACTGGTTGAGATCGGAAAGGCGGTTCAATTCGTTGGTCAGGGTTTTTTCGGCATCTTTCTGCTTCTTTTTGACGGCATTACGGACGGCCTGACGGATTTCGTTCAATTCGAAGGGCTTCATGATATAATCAAAAGCCCCTTCTTTTATGGCATCCTTGGCGCTGTTCAGGTTGGCGTAGCCGGTCATGAAAATGACGCCGATGGAGGGATTCAATTCGCGGATCTTCTTTACCAATTCGATGCCGTCGTATTCCGGCATTCTTATATCGGTGAGAATGAAATCAAAATACTCGTGCTGGGCTTTGTCGAGGGCGGCGGTCCCGCTATTGGCCAACTCAATCAGATACCCGCCATCCTCCAAAGCGTCCCGTACGAGCGAAAGCACAATATCCTCGTCATCAACCACGAGGATTTTAACCGCTCGTCCTTCAATCTGCGGCGTTTCGGTCACCTTGTCGGAATTTCCTTGCGTTTAATAATGTTGTCAACCGTCGATTTCAGATCCATGAGGTCGAAAGGTTTGGTCAGACAACGAATCGCCCCCGCCTGAGCCGCCTCTTCAGCTTCCTTATCGGGAAAAGAATCAGTCATTATAATTGGGATTTCCGGTTTTATTTTCTTTATCTCCAGGACGGTTTGCAGGCCGTTCATCACCGGCATATGGACATCACAGATGATAAGGGCATAATCATTCTGGAGTACCAGGTCTAATCCCAACCGGCCGTTTTCGGCGGTATGGACGGCAAAGCCGAGATCGGTCATAACATCAATCAGAAACTGCCGTATCACGGGCGTATCATCGACAATTAGAATTTTCTCATCCATGTTGTCCTCCCGGCGTGCCGGATTTTTTCTCGATTTTCTGGGACAGCGACTTTTCCACTTCAAGACGAAGCTGTTTTATGGTAAATGGTTTGGAAAGGAAGGCGCAGACTCCGTATCCCAAGGCATTGCCCACTGAGGAGAGACTGGAGTATCCGGAGATTATTATGATTTTGGCATCGGGATAAGTTTCCCTGGCAAATTTGACCACTTCCTCCCCTGAAACACGAGGCATCTTCATATCAGTGATGATCAAATCAAACTGCTTTTCTTTCAACCTGGCAATAGCCTCATCGCCGTCCGATGCCTTCTCTACCGCAAAATCCTCCAGAACGTCAAACAGGAACTCCCGCATGACTTCTTCATCATCCACCACCAGGACGCTTCTGGCCGTGGCATTTTCCATACCTTCTGTGAGCATTATAAAAACCTTTACACGTTATATATCTTTTCGACCGAAACCGGCTTTTTCTCAAGAGGTAAAATTACGGTAAAGGTGGTTCCTTCGCCGCATTTGGATTTGAACTTGATTTCCCCGCCATGTTCTTTCACGATGCCGTAGCTGACCGAAAGGCCGAGCCCGGTTCCTTTGCCAACTTCTTTGGTGGTAAAGAACGGCTCGAAAATCTTCTTGAGGTTTTCTTCGCTGATTCCAACTCCTTGGTCGGCAACGGCAATTTCGACCGCTCCGGGGAATTCACCAAGGGCCGGCAGGAAACGGGTCGAGAGGGTGATTTCCGAACCGGGCTGGGAGGCATGCATGGCATTGATAATAATGTTGGTGAACACCTGTTGCAGCTGGCCCGGATTCCCCTGCATTTTGGGTAAGTTCTTGTCGAATATTTTTTTAAGGGAGATCTGGTGCATCATTAGCTGATGATCTATAAAGGTGAGAGTCTCCTCAATGGTCTGGTTGAGATCGATCTCCTGAAATTCGACAATTTGCGACGTTCTCGAGAATTTCAGGAGGTTCTGCACAATCGCTTTGCAACGCCGGGACTGGGTTTCTATGTCTCTCAGATACCGCTTGTAGGCTTCCATATCTTTCGCCGTCAGTTGCTCCAGATTGCGCGATTCAATCTTTTCCAGCGCGAATTGGGCATAACCCAGAATGCCGCCCAGAGGATTGTTCAATTCGTGAGCAACGCCGGCCGCCAGCTGCCCAATCGCGGCCATTTTTTCAGATTGGATAAGCTGTGCCTGAGCATCTTCCAGCTCGCTGGTGCGCTCGATGATTTTCTCTTCCAGTGTCCGGTTATATTCCTCGATTTCCTCCTGGGACTTCTTGAGCGATTCAATCATGCGGTTGAACGATTCCGCCAGATGCCCGAACTCGTCTTTGCAATTGACATCCACGGTCTTGCTCAGATCTCCCTTGGAAATCTGATCCGTGACCTCAACCAGGGATTCAATCGGCCGGGTGATAATACGCATGAACGCGGTCGTAATAATGATGGCCGAGAGAACCACCATCAGAGTCAGAAGAATGGCGGCCGTCTGGGATTTGGTAATCTCCTTATTAAGATTATCCAGAGACAGCCCGACCCGAACCTCACCGATAATCTCCACATTTGAATTCTTATCACCGGACAGCCCGCTGACGGTTCCGAGATTCTCTTTGGAAATCGACTGACGCCGGGTTTCCACCGGATATCGCAGTTCCACAAATTCGGTTCCATCGGTCGCCTCGAGATATGATTGGCTGAAATTGCCGGAGATCTGTTTCTGATCTTTCTCGGATTTGGCGATGCCCTTTGCCGCCGACCGCAGA
This window harbors:
- a CDS encoding response regulator, producing the protein MLTEGMENATARSVLVVDDEEVMREFLFDVLEDFAVEKASDGDEAIARLKEKQFDLIITDMKMPRVSGEEVVKFARETYPDAKIIIISGYSSLSSVGNALGYGVCAFLSKPFTIKQLRLEVEKSLSQKIEKKSGTPGGQHG
- a CDS encoding TldD/PmbA family protein, with the translated sequence MKDKLNNVLDWLKEKKVDYADARFVRIESEAIRVTDGIVDTLTKDVNVGVGIRVLHDGAWGFAAVASVKEADIKKTANKALQTARASATTVKEKAKLAEVKAYKDHYKSPCEKDPFSIPVDDKVGLLMELSDRLRSDSKIKTAEASADFYKTNKVFCSTEGAAIEQDIIESGAGYTATSYDGKEVQKRSYPNSHRGDFATRGYEFIEEMKLLDNVDRTREEAIQLLTADDCPDAETDIIICGSQMALQVHESCGHPSELDRVLGTEISLAGGSFMQIDGLNKLKYGSDIVNIFADATIPGALGSFGYDDEGVKAQRAPIIQNGLHVGYLTSRETAPIIGQTSNGTMRADGWNRLPLIRMTNINLEPGEWKLEDLIADTRDGIFFDMNKVWSIDDKRLNFQFGVECAWEIKSGKLGRMLKNPLYTGMTPKFWNSCDAICNRNYWHIWGVPNCGKGEPMQTARVAHGAAPARFRKVKVGVSK
- a CDS encoding TldD/PmbA family protein, translated to MIGKDKLFELFEKVAKSSKADETEIVYIGSNFGLTRFANSIIHQNVNEANCKILIRTILGKKIGVASTNSLSYADLKATLSNSIEIAKYQKDNKHFPGLPGPEKYAEINTYFENTALYSPKDRARQVKKIFIRANKRKFLTAGAFATGDGEIAVFNTKGVRCYQTVTNASVNIIAMSGTSSGYSVGLSRKVEDIDAVVLADIAVEKAYLGKKPKPLEAGDYEVILEPAAVAALIEWVNYIGFGSKAYIDKTSFLSDNIGKKVMADSVTMYDDGLDQAAISMPFDFEGVPKKKVYFIEKGIGKGVVFDRITGNREGVPSTGHGLTASDHGQGAIPLNIFIETGNKSLAEMIASVKRGVLVTRFHYINGFIDTPKLVLTGMTRDGTYLIEDGQIKHGVKNLRFTDSMLRAFSTVKGISPERQLIPSWWDSVGCIAAPAFHLGAFKFTGTTDF
- a CDS encoding response regulator, giving the protein MDEKILIVDDTPVIRQFLIDVMTDLGFAVHTAENGRLGLDLVLQNDYALIICDVHMPVMNGLQTVLEIKKIKPEIPIIMTDSFPDKEAEEAAQAGAIRCLTKPFDLMDLKSTVDNIIKRKEIPTR
- a CDS encoding ATP-binding protein, with translation MSLLGSLGRFALREKFVALVSIVLIASMLIISGYLIKRQNEIYHQEVQKRGEALVANLAYNAEYGVILESKPELKDLIEGVALTDDIIYVIITGSNGNVLAETGIDLRSAAKGIAKSEKDQKQISGNFSQSYLEATDGTEFVELRYPVETRRQSISKENLGTVSGLSGDKNSNVEIIGEVRVGLSLDNLNKEITKSQTAAILLTLMVVLSAIIITTAFMRIITRPIESLVEVTDQISKGDLSKTVDVNCKDEFGHLAESFNRMIESLKKSQEEIEEYNRTLEEKIIERTSELEDAQAQLIQSEKMAAIGQLAAGVAHELNNPLGGILGYAQFALEKIESRNLEQLTAKDMEAYKRYLRDIETQSRRCKAIVQNLLKFSRTSQIVEFQEIDLNQTIEETLTFIDHQLMMHQISLKKIFDKNLPKMQGNPGQLQQVFTNIIINAMHASQPGSEITLSTRFLPALGEFPGAVEIAVADQGVGISEENLKKIFEPFFTTKEVGKGTGLGLSVSYGIVKEHGGEIKFKSKCGEGTTFTVILPLEKKPVSVEKIYNV
- a CDS encoding response regulator; translated protein: MTETPQIEGRAVKILVVDDEDIVLSLVRDALEDGGYLIELANSGTAALDKAQHEYFDFILTDIRMPEYDGIELVKKIRELNPSIGVIFMTGYANLNSAKDAIKEGAFDYIMKPFELNEIRQAVRNAVKKKQKDAEKTLTNELNRLSDLNQLMYTVGDRKSLMRLSLGFALMQGKAQKGSVVFKDRADNEIGIISSGKAGENQFEESSEICKRDYFAFDSDLFNAPFITGKLEEHPCFKEFKDPRMASFLTPPWCRPGDRLVNIALKRGSNLYGFLILGFSEDSEMLQGSDLKLLSITANQIAISMENIILLEETRSAYAHLRDLQEQTIQLEKMAVKGQMSAEIGHELNNFLGVVTGNVSLLEHHLNQGNYQELDKYISAIKSNLDNIKKFTEGLMDFSSMAPKLEPCDITALVSDVADYLQVQRNFQNIRIELEKPEQPVFTIADTGQIQQLLFNLLNNAAEAIKEKSGEATGSVKFILSFDSENEAYTITVADNGAGIDPNLLERAFKQSFTTKPDGHGFGLLVCRRIIDNHKAKLYIDSTVGEGTTISVHFPILTPQAKLETAAS